The proteins below are encoded in one region of Pseudoduganella armeniaca:
- a CDS encoding DUF3592 domain-containing protein, translating to MMRPSAAGDPFAIPCRDDVAAGTHRTSAWIIGVICAIALLLGGIRIHGKFDASTWPAVRAQVDSVKVYHRSGRGQDWCNLVSYRYVVDGKRYTSRRMASSLIGASGCHKTEAEATWHAGRLLRAGGVRAYYDPAAPAHAILVKDRLDVLDYFALGVAAFAALVACREWRCYRRKTR from the coding sequence ATGATGCGGCCAAGCGCTGCGGGCGATCCGTTCGCCATCCCGTGCCGGGACGACGTCGCCGCCGGGACGCATCGCACATCGGCCTGGATCATCGGCGTCATCTGTGCCATCGCGCTGCTGCTCGGCGGCATACGCATCCATGGCAAGTTCGATGCCTCGACCTGGCCCGCGGTACGCGCGCAGGTGGACAGCGTCAAGGTATACCACCGCAGCGGTCGCGGACAGGATTGGTGCAACCTCGTCAGCTACCGGTACGTCGTGGATGGCAAGCGCTATACGAGCAGGCGGATGGCCAGCTCGCTCATCGGCGCGAGCGGATGCCACAAGACCGAGGCGGAAGCGACATGGCATGCCGGGCGCTTGCTGCGGGCCGGGGGCGTGCGCGCTTACTACGACCCAGCCGCGCCGGCGCACGCGATTCTCGTCAAGGATCGGTTGGACGTACTCGACTATTTCGCGCTCGGTGTCGCTGCATTTGCTGCCCTGGTGGCTTGCCGCGAGTGGCGCTGCTATCGCCGGAAGACGCGCTGA